The proteins below come from a single Pedobacter aquae genomic window:
- a CDS encoding complex I subunit 4 family protein has product MGLLSILIFVPLLFALIILLMPKKYSQTFKYFTVAVAVIQLAITAYLYCQFQTGAAFAGVNQLDSYQFKEYLPWIRLDVGKFGALQIDYLLGVDGFSIPLLFLSALVMLIAALSSWEIKENHKGYFSLMMLLNTAIMGVFCALDIFLFYVFYELMLLPLYFLIGIWGGVRREYAAIKFFLYTLLGSVFMLLVIAGLYFSVIDPLTGNHTFNIVHMMNPKNYVPNGIFSFLVHQDILGVPARLLGFIVVFIAFAIKVPIVPFHTWLPDAHVEAPTPISIILAGILLKVGGYGIIRIAYSIFPDIALNLSFYVGLLGVVSILYGAMVALAQTDLKRLIAYSSVSHMGFVLLGLASLTSEGISGAMMQMISHGFLSVMLFFIVGVVYNRVHDRYIYNFRGLATHMPIYTGFVMIAFFASLGLPGFSAFIAEAFSLIGAFNSESINGLIPRWMAILGSFGILLGAAYLLWTLQRMFFGQLRVKEESWLIKLKDLNTREILTLVPLAFFAILLGIMPSLVFNTINSSVNQFILLFT; this is encoded by the coding sequence ATGGGTTTATTATCAATTTTAATATTTGTGCCTTTACTTTTTGCTTTAATCATCTTATTAATGCCTAAAAAGTATAGTCAAACTTTTAAATATTTTACCGTTGCCGTGGCTGTAATACAGCTAGCTATAACGGCTTATTTGTATTGCCAATTCCAAACCGGAGCAGCTTTTGCAGGTGTAAATCAGTTAGATAGCTATCAGTTTAAAGAATATTTACCTTGGATACGTTTAGATGTAGGAAAATTTGGCGCTTTACAAATAGATTATTTATTGGGTGTTGATGGCTTTTCTATTCCACTTTTATTTTTGTCTGCTTTGGTTATGTTAATTGCGGCATTATCATCATGGGAAATAAAAGAAAATCATAAAGGGTATTTTTCTTTAATGATGTTGTTGAACACAGCCATCATGGGTGTTTTTTGTGCTCTAGACATCTTTTTATTTTACGTTTTTTACGAGTTGATGCTACTTCCTTTATATTTCCTTATAGGGATTTGGGGAGGAGTAAGGAGAGAATATGCAGCTATTAAGTTCTTTTTGTATACTTTATTAGGTTCGGTATTTATGTTATTGGTTATTGCAGGCTTATATTTTTCTGTTATAGACCCTTTAACAGGTAACCATACTTTCAATATCGTACACATGATGAACCCAAAAAACTATGTGCCAAACGGTATATTTTCTTTCTTAGTGCATCAAGATATTTTAGGTGTCCCGGCAAGGTTGTTAGGATTTATAGTCGTGTTTATAGCTTTTGCTATTAAAGTACCTATTGTACCTTTTCATACTTGGTTGCCCGATGCCCACGTGGAAGCACCAACACCAATTTCTATCATACTAGCAGGTATATTATTAAAAGTAGGAGGTTACGGTATTATCAGAATTGCTTACAGCATATTTCCAGATATAGCCTTAAATCTTTCTTTCTACGTAGGCTTATTAGGTGTAGTTTCTATACTTTACGGGGCTATGGTTGCTTTAGCGCAAACAGATTTAAAACGCTTAATTGCTTATTCATCTGTCTCGCATATGGGTTTTGTATTGTTAGGTTTAGCATCTCTTACCTCAGAAGGTATTAGTGGTGCCATGATGCAGATGATTTCTCATGGTTTCTTATCGGTGATGTTGTTTTTTATTGTTGGTGTGGTTTATAACCGCGTTCATGATAGGTATATCTACAACTTTAGAGGTTTAGCAACCCACATGCCTATTTACACAGGCTTTGTGATGATTGCTTTTTTTGCTTCCTTAGGTTTGCCAGGCTTCTCTGCTTTTATTGCCGAGGCGTTTTCTTTAATAGGTGCTTTTAACTCAGAAAGTATAAATGGCCTTATTCCACGCTGGATGGCCATTTTAGGTTCTTTTGGAATATTGTTAGGGGCTGCCTATTTACTTTGGACATTGCAAAGAATGTTTTTTGGGCAGTTAAGAGTAAAAGAAGAAAGCTGGCTTATAAAATTGAAAGATTTAAATACAAGAGAAATTTTAACCCTTGTACCGCTAGCATTTTTCGCCATATTGTTGGGCATCATGCCTTCTTTGGTTTTTAATACCATCAACTCATCTGTAAACCAGTTTATTTTATTGTTTACCTAA
- a CDS encoding NADH-quinone oxidoreductase subunit N: protein MQTGLDIAQSTENIIASLSYFIPEFIITVGFLLIIIIDLFMKKAERLVFFATMFTLFLAAVAYLIQLNIIQTNSLLLFNGMFLHNSYVIGFKLLALFASLLSLVFFNQDKDLKNHPKGINDFYTIFLGGVLGLLTLISSANLLMLFLAIEMLSIASYLMVSYTNKEKLQAEAGMKYVLFGATASAIMLYGLTFLYGFSGTLNLYNDHIFTAFEQVNSFSASLVLLMVLAGIGFKLSFVPFHFWTPDAYQQAPTSVSSFLSTVPKIAVFAFLFRLAAPFQLVSIHFSTIILFAAGLTMLVGNVMAVFQKDLKRLLAYSSIGHTGFLLMLLVLPDDSTMSSNLWFYLFAYSITNIGAFMSIAYLEESFNIKTLQQLKGLGKLNTIIAPCLVVFMVSLTGLPPTVGFMAKFVVFSSLISETTAIGFLVPILIVAVLTTVLSLFYYFNIPLHIYLKKPEQLIVKEKKSPIFDFFIIILAVIVLIAGVFPSFFKIF from the coding sequence ATGCAAACAGGTTTAGATATAGCGCAATCCACAGAGAATATCATAGCCTCTCTGTCTTACTTTATCCCAGAGTTTATCATAACTGTAGGCTTTCTGCTGATCATTATAATAGACTTATTTATGAAAAAGGCAGAGCGTTTGGTGTTTTTTGCAACAATGTTTACACTGTTTTTAGCTGCTGTTGCCTATCTTATTCAGTTAAATATTATACAAACCAATAGTTTGTTATTGTTTAATGGCATGTTTTTGCATAATAGCTATGTCATTGGGTTTAAGTTATTGGCTTTATTTGCTTCATTATTATCCTTAGTGTTTTTTAATCAGGATAAAGATTTAAAAAATCACCCTAAAGGGATAAATGATTTTTATACCATTTTCTTAGGCGGTGTATTAGGTTTGCTTACGCTGATATCATCTGCAAACTTATTAATGCTTTTTTTAGCCATAGAGATGTTATCCATAGCATCTTATCTGATGGTTTCTTATACCAATAAAGAAAAGTTACAAGCAGAAGCAGGGATGAAATATGTCCTTTTTGGAGCCACAGCTTCTGCTATCATGTTATATGGGCTAACATTTTTATATGGTTTCTCTGGAACTTTAAACCTCTATAACGATCATATTTTTACAGCTTTTGAGCAGGTAAATAGCTTCTCGGCAAGTTTAGTATTGTTAATGGTATTAGCAGGTATAGGGTTTAAACTATCCTTTGTGCCTTTTCATTTCTGGACACCAGATGCCTATCAGCAAGCGCCTACTTCTGTAAGTTCCTTTTTATCTACAGTACCAAAAATTGCAGTTTTCGCATTTTTATTCAGATTGGCAGCACCATTTCAGCTTGTTTCTATACATTTTTCAACCATTATTTTGTTTGCAGCGGGTTTAACCATGCTTGTGGGAAATGTGATGGCAGTTTTTCAGAAAGATTTAAAAAGATTGTTAGCTTATTCTTCTATAGGGCATACAGGTTTTTTATTGATGTTGTTGGTTTTGCCAGATGATAGCACTATGTCTAGCAACTTATGGTTTTATCTTTTTGCTTATAGTATCACCAATATTGGTGCTTTCATGAGTATCGCCTACTTAGAAGAAAGTTTTAATATTAAAACACTGCAACAATTGAAAGGCTTGGGTAAATTAAATACCATTATAGCACCTTGTTTGGTTGTATTTATGGTTTCTTTAACTGGTTTACCTCCAACGGTTGGTTTCATGGCTAAATTTGTTGTGTTTTCTTCTTTAATTTCAGAAACTACAGCTATTGGCTTTCTAGTTCCTATATTAATTGTGGCAGTATTAACTACTGTGTTGTCTTTATTTTATTATTTTAATATTCCACTTCATATTTATCTAAAGAAACCAGAACAATTAATAGTTAAGGAAAAAAAATCTCCAATTTTTGATTTCTTCATCATAATTCTGGCTGTTATAGTTCTAATTGCTGGTGTTTTTCCTAGTTTTTTCAAAATATTTTAA
- a CDS encoding ammonium transporter, which translates to MAKKLSKVPFIFLAIIALLTIFYPSVPGEMFAGEYNSSDIAWMLCATALVLIMTPGLAFFYGGMVKKKNVISTMLQSFICMAIITVIWVVFGFSLAFGDSIGGIIGDPRTFFMMSNVIDGKPWVLAPTIPLVLFALYQLKFAIITPALITGAFAERIRFISYCLFICLFFIVIYAPLAHSTWHPDGLLFQLGVLDFAGGTVVHMSAGWAALASALYLKKRNEPSHSPARITYVLLGTGLLWFGWIGFNGGSAYGAGTLATVALANTMAASAAAALAWIFFDSYKGRKPSAMGTCIGAVVGLVAITPAAGFVTIPHSLIIGVVAAVVSNLIVDWRTRTSIDDTLDVFPCHGVGGMVGMLLTGVFAHQSINAANETGNGLIFGETHLFLVHLGALIGVSIFAFFGSWLLLKVTDMISPLRVSEEDEDAGLDISQHGEKL; encoded by the coding sequence ATGGCTAAGAAATTATCAAAAGTTCCGTTTATTTTTCTTGCAATTATTGCATTATTAACGATTTTTTATCCCTCAGTACCAGGGGAGATGTTTGCTGGTGAGTATAATTCATCAGATATAGCATGGATGCTATGCGCAACAGCATTAGTATTGATTATGACACCAGGTTTAGCGTTTTTTTATGGTGGTATGGTGAAAAAGAAAAATGTGATTTCTACCATGCTACAAAGCTTTATTTGTATGGCAATTATCACCGTTATTTGGGTGGTTTTTGGTTTTAGTTTAGCTTTTGGCGATTCTATTGGTGGTATTATCGGTGATCCTAGAACATTTTTCATGATGAGTAATGTTATTGACGGTAAACCTTGGGTATTAGCGCCAACTATTCCTTTAGTATTGTTTGCTTTATACCAGTTAAAATTTGCCATTATAACTCCTGCTTTAATTACCGGAGCTTTTGCAGAGCGTATCAGATTCATTTCCTACTGCTTATTTATTTGCTTGTTTTTTATTGTAATCTACGCTCCTTTAGCGCATTCTACATGGCATCCTGATGGTTTGTTATTTCAATTAGGTGTACTTGATTTTGCTGGTGGTACGGTAGTTCACATGTCGGCAGGTTGGGCAGCTTTAGCTTCCGCGTTATATTTGAAAAAGAGAAACGAGCCTAGCCATTCGCCCGCCAGAATTACCTATGTTTTATTAGGTACTGGTCTTTTATGGTTCGGTTGGATAGGTTTTAATGGAGGTTCTGCTTATGGTGCTGGTACGCTTGCCACTGTAGCTTTAGCAAATACCATGGCTGCATCAGCAGCAGCAGCTCTTGCTTGGATATTTTTTGACTCTTATAAAGGTAGAAAACCATCAGCAATGGGTACTTGTATTGGTGCGGTAGTAGGTTTAGTAGCTATTACACCAGCAGCTGGTTTTGTTACCATACCTCATTCTCTAATTATAGGTGTTGTAGCGGCTGTTGTAAGTAACCTCATTGTAGATTGGAGAACACGTACTTCTATAGATGATACCTTAGACGTATTCCCTTGCCATGGTGTTGGCGGTATGGTTGGTATGTTGTTAACTGGTGTTTTCGCACATCAATCTATTAACGCAGCTAATGAAACGGGTAATGGTTTAATATTTGGAGAAACCCATTTATTCTTAGTGCATTTAGGCGCTTTGATAGGGGTGTCAATATTTGCATTCTTTGGCTCTTGGTTATTATTGAAAGTAACGGACATGATTAGCCCATTAAGAGTTTCAGAAGAAGATGAAGATGCTGGTTTAGATATTTCTCAACATGGCGAAAAATTATAA
- a CDS encoding amidophosphoribosyltransferase: MSDSIKHECGIAFIRLLKPLSFYQEKYGTSLYGLNKLYLLMEKQHNRGQDGAGIATIKLDIKPGNRYISRYRSMEKNAVQDIFSYVMKKFAAVEKENPALLKDANWLKEHISFTGEVLLGHLRYGTHGNNSVEACHPFLRQNNWMTRNLVIAGNFNMTNVDELLQQLYDLGQHPKEQADTVTVLEKIGHFLDDENQELFDHFKKDGLDNAEISRLIAQHLDVGKILRKSAKTWDGGYTISGIFGHGDAFILRDPAGIRPAFYYQDDEIVVAASERPALQTAFNIKIGQVKEIQPGHALIIKKDGTVTEEMFTEPVEKKSCSFERIYFSRGSDADIYKERKKLGQLLCDKILEHVNHDLEHTVFSYIPNTAEVAFYGMVEGLHTYNRKIQRDALVHSRHNLTDEELDRILKTTPRVEKLAIKDVKMRTFITQDADRSDMVSHVYDTTYGLIKRDVDTLVALDDSIVRGTTLKQSILRIFDRLGPVKIVIVSSAPQIRYPDCYGIDMSRMGEFVAFEAAIKLLKERGMEQLIHDVYAKCKAQANVPKEEVINHVKEIYAPFTPEEISAKIAQIITPPEIGAKVEVIYQTLENLHEACPNHLGDWYFSGDYPTPGGNKVVNRAFMNWMEGKNARAYV, translated from the coding sequence ATGAGCGACTCTATTAAACACGAATGCGGAATTGCATTCATCCGCCTACTTAAACCATTATCATTTTATCAGGAGAAGTATGGAACATCACTTTATGGCTTAAACAAGCTGTATTTGCTGATGGAGAAACAGCACAACCGCGGACAAGATGGCGCTGGTATTGCCACCATTAAACTGGATATTAAGCCAGGTAATAGGTATATCAGTAGGTATCGCTCTATGGAGAAAAATGCTGTTCAAGATATTTTCTCTTACGTGATGAAGAAATTTGCTGCTGTAGAGAAAGAAAATCCAGCTTTATTGAAAGATGCTAATTGGTTAAAAGAACATATCAGTTTTACCGGAGAAGTATTATTAGGGCATTTGCGCTATGGTACACATGGTAATAACAGTGTGGAAGCTTGCCATCCTTTTTTGCGTCAAAACAACTGGATGACACGTAATTTGGTTATTGCAGGTAACTTCAACATGACAAATGTTGATGAACTATTGCAGCAATTGTACGATTTAGGGCAACATCCAAAAGAGCAAGCAGATACAGTTACCGTTCTTGAAAAAATAGGTCACTTCTTAGATGATGAAAATCAGGAGCTTTTTGACCATTTCAAAAAAGATGGACTTGATAATGCTGAAATTTCTCGTTTAATAGCTCAGCATCTTGATGTAGGTAAAATCTTAAGAAAATCTGCTAAAACTTGGGATGGTGGTTATACCATCAGCGGAATTTTTGGTCATGGTGATGCTTTTATTTTAAGAGACCCAGCAGGTATACGACCAGCGTTTTATTATCAGGATGATGAGATTGTTGTTGCAGCATCAGAAAGACCGGCATTGCAAACAGCTTTCAATATAAAAATTGGTCAGGTTAAAGAAATACAACCAGGCCATGCTTTAATCATCAAAAAAGACGGTACTGTAACAGAAGAAATGTTTACAGAGCCTGTAGAAAAAAAATCATGCTCTTTTGAGCGTATTTATTTCTCTAGAGGTAGCGATGCTGATATTTATAAAGAGCGTAAAAAACTAGGTCAGCTATTATGTGATAAAATTTTAGAGCATGTTAACCACGATTTAGAGCATACCGTATTCTCTTACATCCCAAATACAGCAGAAGTAGCTTTTTATGGTATGGTAGAAGGTTTGCATACCTACAACCGTAAAATACAAAGAGATGCTTTGGTGCATAGTCGTCATAACCTTACTGATGAAGAATTAGATAGGATTTTAAAGACTACACCAAGAGTAGAAAAACTAGCTATCAAGGATGTAAAGATGCGTACTTTTATTACGCAAGATGCAGATAGAAGCGATATGGTTTCTCATGTTTACGATACCACTTACGGTTTAATAAAACGTGATGTTGATACCCTTGTAGCTTTAGATGATTCTATTGTAAGAGGCACAACTTTAAAACAAAGTATCTTAAGAATTTTTGATAGACTAGGGCCTGTTAAAATTGTTATTGTATCATCGGCACCACAAATTAGATACCCAGATTGTTACGGTATAGATATGAGTAGGATGGGAGAGTTTGTGGCCTTTGAAGCAGCTATAAAGCTCTTAAAAGAAAGAGGGATGGAACAATTGATACATGATGTTTACGCTAAATGCAAAGCGCAGGCCAATGTTCCTAAAGAAGAGGTTATTAACCATGTGAAAGAGATATATGCGCCTTTTACACCAGAGGAAATCTCAGCTAAAATTGCTCAAATTATTACACCACCAGAAATTGGTGCTAAAGTAGAAGTCATTTATCAAACGCTAGAAAACTTACATGAAGCTTGTCCTAATCATTTAGGAGATTGGTATTTCTCAGGAGATTATCCAACGCCAGGTGGAAATAAAGTAGTGAACAGAGCTTTCATGAACTGGATGGAAGGTAAAAATGCCAGAGCATACGTATAG
- a CDS encoding deoxycytidylate deaminase, with translation MKLSFDFIFMNLASDLAKRSHCVKNQVGAVLTKDTRIISIGYNGPPAGTHNCDEEWPQEGCPRDSRNSCSLALHAEENAILYAVKNGTQIQDSTLYTTLSPCIACARLILSSGIKHVYFRDSYAAYKGLPSDEGVDFLNKFGVVCEKLSE, from the coding sequence ATGAAACTAAGTTTCGATTTTATATTCATGAATTTAGCTTCTGATTTAGCAAAGCGTTCGCATTGTGTAAAAAATCAGGTAGGGGCTGTACTTACAAAAGACACACGTATTATTTCTATAGGTTATAATGGGCCGCCGGCAGGTACGCATAATTGCGATGAAGAATGGCCACAAGAGGGTTGCCCTAGAGATTCTAGAAACAGTTGCTCTTTAGCTTTACATGCCGAGGAAAATGCAATTTTATATGCTGTTAAAAACGGCACACAAATACAAGATTCTACTTTATACACCACTTTATCACCTTGTATTGCCTGTGCTAGATTAATCTTATCATCAGGTATAAAGCATGTATATTTTAGAGATTCTTATGCAGCATATAAAGGCTTACCATCAGACGAGGGTGTAGATTTTTTAAATAAGTTTGGAGTAGTTTGTGAGAAGTTAAGCGAGTAA